A portion of the Elephas maximus indicus isolate mEleMax1 chromosome 24, mEleMax1 primary haplotype, whole genome shotgun sequence genome contains these proteins:
- the LOC126066812 gene encoding olfactory receptor 5D18-like, giving the protein MLLSECNKRGVTFTLLGFSDYPEVQVPLFFVFLTIYSVAVVGNVGMIVIIKINPKLHTPMYFFLSHLSFVDFCYSSIVAPKMLENLVVEDRTISLLGCVLQFFLFGTFVVTESFLLSVMAYDRFVAICNPLLYTVAMSRRLCAMLVLGSYAWGVVCSLANTCSTFKLSFRGFNTVNHFFCELSSVLTLSCSDTSLTQLLLFIFVTLNDVITLLIILTSYVFIVVTILKMSSASSRRKAFSTCASHLTAITLFHGTILFLYCVPNSKNSRYTFKVASVFYTVVIPMLNPLIYSLRNKDVKNTFSKIRDIKFFFH; this is encoded by the coding sequence ATGTTGTTGTCAGAGTGTAATAAACGTGGTGTCACATTCACCCTTTTGGGCTTCTCAGATTACCCAGAAGTACAGGTTCCCCTCTTCTTTGTATTTCTGACCATCTACAGTGTTGCTGTTGTAGGGAATGTTGGGATGATTGTAATCATCAAAATTAACCCCAAactgcacacccccatgtactttttcctcagccacctcTCATTTGTGGATTTCTGCTATTCCTCCATTGTTGCTCCCAAGATGCTGGAGAACCTAGTTGTAGAAGACAGAACCATTTCACTTTTAGGATGTGTATTGCAGTTCTTTCTCTTTGGTACCTTTGTAGTGACTGAatcctttttattatcagtaatggcctatgaccgctttgtggccatttgcaaccctctgctctacacTGTTGCCATGTCCCGGAGACTCTGTGCTATGCTGGTGTTGGGATCATACGCATGGGGAGTAGTGTGTTCCTTGGCAAACACATGCTCTACTTTCAAATTATCTTTTCGTGGTTTCAACACGGTCAATCACTTCTTCTGTGAGCTCTCCTCAGTTCTCACTCTTTCTTGCTCTGATACTTCTCTCACCCAGTTACTGCTTTTTATCTTTGTCACTTTGAACGATGTGATCACATTACTCATCATTCTCACCTCTTATGTGTTTATTgttgtcaccatcttgaaaatgAGTTCAGCCAGCAGTCGTCGTAAGGCATTTTCTACCTGTGCATCTCATCTGACTGCCATCACCCTCTTCCATGGCACCATCCTCTTCCTCTACTGTGTGCCCAACTCCAAAAACTCCAGATACACCTTCAAAGTAGCCTCTGTGTTTTACACAGTGGTGATCCctatgttgaatcccttgatctacagcctgaggaataaggatgtcaagAATACATTCAGCAAGATAAGGGatattaaattcttttttcattAA